From Kogia breviceps isolate mKogBre1 chromosome 2, mKogBre1 haplotype 1, whole genome shotgun sequence, one genomic window encodes:
- the LYPD6B gene encoding ly6/PLAUR domain-containing protein 6B gives MLLPCHALTVAMVQTLIFSENRAFAKNINFYNVRPPFDPTPFPNSFKCFTCENAGDNYNCNRWAEDKWCPQNTQYCLTVHHFTSHGRSTSITKKCASTSECHFVGCHHSRDSEHTECRSCCEGMICNVELPTNHTNAVFAVMHAQRTSGSRAPVLHLPVLAWAFMLLLM, from the exons ATGCTGCTCCCCTGTCATGCCCTCACTGTAGCTATGGTCCAGACCCTTATCTTCTCAGAAAACCGGGCATTTGCCAAGAACATCAACTTCTATAACGTGCGGCCTCCTTTTGACC cgacACCATTTCCAAACAGCTTCAAGTGTTTTACCTGTGAAAATGCAGGGGATAATTATAACTGCAATCGATGGGCAGAAGACAAATGGTGCCCACAAA ATACACAGTACTGTTTGACAGTACATCACTTTACCAGTCACGGAAGGAGTACATCCATCACCAAAAAGTGTGCCTCCACAAGTGAATGTCATTTCGTTGGCTGCCACCACAGCCGAGATTCTGAACACACG GAGTGTAGGTCTTGCTGTGAAGGGATGATCTGCAATGTAGAGTTACCCACCAACCACACGAATGCGGTCTTTGCTGTGATGCATGCTCAGAGGACGTCTGGCAGCCGTGCCCCTGTGCTCCACCTACCAGTGCTGGCTTGGGCCTTCATGCTGTTGTTGATGTGA